GGGGAGCAGCGTCGCGAGCGCTTCCGAGAACATCGGCGGCCTGCGATGGTCGCCCGACAGTCGCCGCCTCGTCTACACCGTCGGCGCGCATGCCGTGCCGCACGACACCACCTTTCCGGAGGTCGGCGACAAGCTGATCTTCGCCCGCGGCGAGTTCGTGTCCGGTCAGCTCTACGTCGCCGCGCTCGCCGGCGGCGCCCCGGTGGCGGTACAGGGGCCGAGCGGGGGTTACGGCGCGCCGAGCTGGGTCAACGCCACCACGCTGGTGGTCAGCCATGTGGCGCCCGACTTCAAGAGCCGCACCATCTACTTTCTCGATGCCAACGGCGGCCCGGCGCGCGCGGTGCACGTGGACCATGAGGACAAGTTCTGGAGCATGATTGACCGCGGCGCCACGCCCCAGGTATCGCCCGACGGCAAATGGATTCTCTTCGCCAGCGACACCAGTGGCTGGGATCAGCTTTACGTCATGCCCGCCGACGGCGGGCCCGCCGTCCAGGTCACCCGGGGCGCCTTCGATTCCTGGCGGCCGGTGTGGTCGCATGACGGCGACCGTATCGCCTTCGACGCCAATGAACCCGGCCGCCCCGGCGACCGCCAGATCGGGGTCGTCGACCTGCACGGCTCACCCGCCCACGCCACCGTCGCCTGGCTCACCCACGGCCGCGGCACCAACATCGATGCCGTCTGGTCGCCGGACGATGGCCGCATCGCCTACCAGCACACCGACGCGCAACAGTCGCCCGACCTCTATGTCGTCGCCTCCACCGGCGGCACGCCACTGCGCCTGACCCACTCCATGCCGGCCAGCATGAATGGCCACGACTTCGTCGCGCCCACGCTGATCCATTATCGCGCCGCCGACGGCAAGTCCGTGCCCGCCTGGCTCTTCCTCCCTCCGCATCTCGACAAATCGCGCAAGCACGCCGCGATCGTCTGGATCCATCCCGATGGCGTGAACCAGAACTACGACGGCTGGCACCCCGACCGGAGGGAAGGCGTCTATTACGCCTTCCATCAGTATTTGCTGCAAGAGGGCTATATCGTCATCGCGCCCGACTACCGCGGCAGCATTGGGTACAGCCGCGACTGGCGCGAGGCCGTCTACCACGACGTCGGCGGCCAGGACGCGACCGACGCCCGGCTTGCCGGCGCGTATCTCAAAACCCTCCCCTACGTGGACCCGCAGCGCATCGGCGTCTGGGGCCTGAGCTACGGCGGGTACTTCACGCTCACCGCCATCACGCGCGAGCCCAAGCTGTTCGCCTGCGCCGTGGACGTCGCCGGGCTGGTCAATCCGGGCTACTACTACCTCGACCCGTACCACTCGGGCTGGATGCAGCAGCGCATGGGCACGCCGCAGGAGAATCCGGACATCTACGCCCGCGCTGCCGTGACGACCCGCATCGCGCGGCTGCAGGACCCGCTGCTCGTCCTCGCCGGCACCGCTGACGTCAACGTGCCCTTCTGGGAGACCGCGCTGCTGCTCGACTCGATTCTCAAGGCGGGCAAGGGAGACCTCGTGCAATTCATGATGTACCCTGGGGAATTTCACTACTTTGACCGGGCGTTTGTGCTCGAGGACGCCTGGCGGCGCGTGGACCAGTTCTTCGGCGAGCATTTGCGGCCCGGCGAGTGAGCACGGGCTAGATGCAGAAAGGCCTCCAACGCCAAAACGTTGGAGGCCTTTCACTTATCATATCGGGACGGCGGGATTCGAACCCGCGACCCCCTGAACCCCATTCAGGTGCGCTACCGGACTGCGCTACGTCCCGTCCGTGTCTCCGGATGTCCCTGTGCAGCTCACACCACTACTACGCTGCCACCCGGCTCCAACGGCAGAACGCGAAACCTAACCCCAGCACCGCGGTCATACAACCACGGCGCCGCAGTCCGGTCGAACAGGCCACCCTGGCGAAATACCCGCCCCACGTCCACGCAGATACCCCACCCAGCCAACCTGCCCCCCCAAACACACCGGGAGCGCCACCTTCCGTACCTCTGACCCGCCGCTCCCGCCCAGGGTTCCCAACTCACGGCGCCGAACTGCGCTCCCGCCCAAGTCCTAGCAGATTCTTCACCAGCCAGAACACCACGAACACCGGCAGCACCACGAACAGCGCCAGCTTGAGCAGCCCGATGGCCAGCCCGAACACCACCGCGAGCAGCACGAACGCCACGATCGCAATCACGAACATGATGATGAATGGCAGCCCGAGCAGGAACAGCACGCCAAGCACCACGGCGCCGATGAGCCCGATCACTGCACTGAACAGCGTGAACATCTCGCGAGCCTCGAGGAGTATAGGCACCCCTCCCTACGGCCCGCGCGTCAGCCGCGTTTCACCGGCCGCCGCGCGCCCCGCGCCACGCTCCGCTCAGACGTTCTCCGCGTCCCCGCCGGCGGCGGACGTGCCCGCCAGGTCCAGCGTGTACCGGCAATACTGCTGGTCCGCCCGGTAGCCCACCGACTCGTACACGCGCCGCGCGGCGCGATTGCCGCGCGCCGTGAGCAACTCGATGTAGCTGGCCCCGCTCCCCGCCGCCATCGACCGCGCCGCCCCCAGCAGCAGATGCCCCACCCCCTGCCGCCGGCAGTCCGGACGCGTGTAGAAATCGTTCAGCACCCACATCCTTGCCATGCGCAGCGACGAGAAGCTCGGATACAGCTGCACGAACCCCACCGCCCGCTCCGCCGCGCCGCTGCCCTCCAACGCCATGAGGATCAGCGACTCCTCACCGCGAATGCGCTCCAGCAGAAACTCGTGCGCCCGGCGCGAGTCGGTGGTGCATCCGTAGAACTCCCGGTACGCCGAGAACAGCTCCGCCAGAGCCGGGAGATGCGCGCGCGTCGCGCGCACGATGCGAATGTTGGCGAGGTCAACCATATGCGTGGGAATCGGAGTCCGAACCGCTGCCACCCAGGGCGCCGCAAGGCAAAGCGCCCCGCCACCGGATCGCCGATGACGGGGTGCCTGCTCACTGCCTACCGCCTACTGCCTACTGCAATCCGCCGTTACTGCACCGTGATCTGCGCGACCATGCCCATCGCGAGGTGCGGCGTGCAATAGTACTTGTACAGACCGGCCGGAACGCCCGCGAACGACACCGTGTAGCTGTCGTTGGGGTTGATCGTCATCGGCGCGGTGAGCGGCGCCGTGGAGTTCTGCATGTTGGCCGTGAGCTGCGATACGGCGGCGCTCGGGATGCTGTCCGCCCAGAACGTCACGTCGTGTGGGCCGCCCGACACCATGATGAACTTCACCGCGTCGCCCACCTTGATCGTCAGCGCCTTGGGATCGAAGCGATAGCCCTGCGCATCGCCGATCATCTTCACTTCCCACGTCTTGCCCGTGGGCGCCATGTACGTGGCGCTGCCCGCTGCGGGCGTCGCTGTAGCCGCAGGCGCCGCGGCAGGCGCGGCAGCCGTCGTATCAGTCTTCGTGGCGGCACCCTTGTCGCCACCGCCGCATCCCACGATCACCAGCGACAGCGCGGCCGCAGCCGCGGCCAGTCCAAAACGAACCTTCATTTCAATGCCCTCCCCAGGGTTGAACGGGCCGGTAGGCCCGATTGGCACCGGCGTGCAGCAATCCGATTAGATTGGAGCACACAGGTCATCTCAGCCTTAGTAATCTAACGATCGGCGGCGCCTGGCGCCGCACGGCCGCACCCAGTTCTCCCGTCGATGCACCAGCCGGCCTCAGACCCGGAAAAATCTAGCGGTCGCGCGCTCGCAGGCCAACGGATCCGCCGCCTCCTCGTGGCGGGCCAGATCGGCTGGGACGAATTCGTCCGGTGGTTCAACGCCAGGGAGTTCAGCGAGAATTCGGTCCTCCTCGGCTTTGCCGTGGCCGTCGGCATCCTGGCCGCGCTGGGAGTGGTGGGCTTCTACGAGGGCATCGACCTCGCCTACAACGTGTTCTACCGTTGGCCGAGCAGGTACGTATCGCCGGTCACCGTGCAGACGTACCGGCCGGTCATCACCGCCCTGGGCTTCGCCGGCGCATGGTGGATCATGCACCGCATTGGCCACGACCACGACGGCATGAACGTGCCCGACGTGCAGCTCGCCGTGGTGCGCCGCGGCGGGTACATCGCGTCCCGGCCCGCCCTGGCCCGCACCGCGGCCAGCGCCGTGACCCTGGGCAGCGGCGGCTCGGCGGGCAGCGAAGGGCCGGTGGTGGTGCTCGGAGCCGCCATCGCCTCCTGGCTCGGACGCCGGTTCCGCTTCGAGCCGCGCCGCGTCACGGTCCTCGTGGCGTGCGCCACGGGCGCCGCGATCAGCGCCGCCTTCAACGCGCCGCTCGCCGGCGCGTTCTTTGCCCTCGAAGAAACACTCGGCGCGCTCTCCGGCGCCGCATTCGCCCCCGTGGTGGTGTCGAGCGTGGTGGCCGCCGTGGTGTCGCGCGCCGTGTTCGGCAACCATCCGGCGTTCGCCGTCCCGCAAGAGTACGGCTATGGACGGGTGAGCGAGGTGCTGGTGTTCTTCCCACTGCTCGGGGTGATCATCGGTATCGTGGGGGCCGGCTTCGTGCGCGGCTATTTTCGCGCCGGCGAGATCGTCGCGCGACTCAAGCTTTCGCCGGCGATGACCGCCGCACTCGGCGGCCTGCTCGTGGGCATCCTCGTGTCGATCTCGCACGGACGGCTGGCAGGATACGGACACCTGGCCATGCGCGTGAGCGTGTTCGGCCAGCTCACCTGGTACGCCCTGCTCGCGCTGGCCATCGGCAAGATCCTCGCCACGAGCATCACGCTGAACTCCGGCGGCTCGGGCGGCGTTTTCACGCCATCGCTGTACATCGGCGTGGCCACCGGGGGCGCCGTGGGCAGTGCCCTCGCCGCGGCCTGGCCGGCCGGAGGGCTCCACCCCGAGGCCTACGCCATGGTGGGCATGGGCGCGATGATCGCCGCCGCCACCGACGCGCCCATCACGGGCATCCTGCTGGTATTCGAGATGACCAATGACTACGCGATCATGCTGCCGCTCATGCTCACGGTGGTGATCGCGCACGTCGTGGCCCGGCGCATCGAGCCGGACTCGCTCTACACGGGATGGCTGCGCCGGCGCGGCGAACGGCTGGAGCACGGCACCGACCGCGACGCGCTGGCCGGATTGCGCGTGGCCGACGCCTACGACCGCGCGGCGGCGGTCCTCGCCGAGGGCGCCGTGATGCTCGATTTTCTGCACACGCTGGGCCGGGGCGACCAACTGGTGTTCCCCGTGGTCGACGACGAGCGGCGCCTGATCGGCGTGGTGGCGTTGGCGGA
This genomic interval from Gemmatimonadaceae bacterium contains the following:
- a CDS encoding prolyl oligopeptidase family serine peptidase, with amino-acid sequence MSKPSCRTHVPEFKAKLALAASARRAGTSWLFLFLLFAVPAGAQRLTIPAVVGIKYPSAWRWSRDGRSLMFTWDSGGVYGRYRVNAEEPGTPMLVPGAPAGEPGGGVGGAAPSPDGRFLARVERRAGDFELVVTPRDGGAGSSVASASENIGGLRWSPDSRRLVYTVGAHAVPHDTTFPEVGDKLIFARGEFVSGQLYVAALAGGAPVAVQGPSGGYGAPSWVNATTLVVSHVAPDFKSRTIYFLDANGGPARAVHVDHEDKFWSMIDRGATPQVSPDGKWILFASDTSGWDQLYVMPADGGPAVQVTRGAFDSWRPVWSHDGDRIAFDANEPGRPGDRQIGVVDLHGSPAHATVAWLTHGRGTNIDAVWSPDDGRIAYQHTDAQQSPDLYVVASTGGTPLRLTHSMPASMNGHDFVAPTLIHYRAADGKSVPAWLFLPPHLDKSRKHAAIVWIHPDGVNQNYDGWHPDRREGVYYAFHQYLLQEGYIVIAPDYRGSIGYSRDWREAVYHDVGGQDATDARLAGAYLKTLPYVDPQRIGVWGLSYGGYFTLTAITREPKLFACAVDVAGLVNPGYYYLDPYHSGWMQQRMGTPQENPDIYARAAVTTRIARLQDPLLVLAGTADVNVPFWETALLLDSILKAGKGDLVQFMMYPGEFHYFDRAFVLEDAWRRVDQFFGEHLRPGE
- a CDS encoding GNAT family N-acetyltransferase, translating into MVDLANIRIVRATRAHLPALAELFSAYREFYGCTTDSRRAHEFLLERIRGEESLILMALEGSGAAERAVGFVQLYPSFSSLRMARMWVLNDFYTRPDCRRQGVGHLLLGAARSMAAGSGASYIELLTARGNRAARRVYESVGYRADQQYCRYTLDLAGTSAAGGDAENV
- a CDS encoding plastocyanin/azurin family copper-binding protein; this translates as MKVRFGLAAAAAALSLVIVGCGGGDKGAATKTDTTAAAPAAAPAATATPAAGSATYMAPTGKTWEVKMIGDAQGYRFDPKALTIKVGDAVKFIMVSGGPHDVTFWADSIPSAAVSQLTANMQNSTAPLTAPMTINPNDSYTVSFAGVPAGLYKYYCTPHLAMGMVAQITVQ
- a CDS encoding chloride channel protein, whose product is MAGQIGWDEFVRWFNAREFSENSVLLGFAVAVGILAALGVVGFYEGIDLAYNVFYRWPSRYVSPVTVQTYRPVITALGFAGAWWIMHRIGHDHDGMNVPDVQLAVVRRGGYIASRPALARTAASAVTLGSGGSAGSEGPVVVLGAAIASWLGRRFRFEPRRVTVLVACATGAAISAAFNAPLAGAFFALEETLGALSGAAFAPVVVSSVVAAVVSRAVFGNHPAFAVPQEYGYGRVSEVLVFFPLLGVIIGIVGAGFVRGYFRAGEIVARLKLSPAMTAALGGLLVGILVSISHGRLAGYGHLAMRVSVFGQLTWYALLALAIGKILATSITLNSGGSGGVFTPSLYIGVATGGAVGSALAAAWPAGGLHPEAYAMVGMGAMIAAATDAPITGILLVFEMTNDYAIMLPLMLTVVIAHVVARRIEPDSLYTGWLRRRGERLEHGTDRDALAGLRVADAYDRAAAVLAEGAVMLDFLHTLGRGDQLVFPVVDDERRLIGVVALADLGEVAANSGNLAQLILAADLARPTETVTPQDSLLDAVRKMGVRGADAVPVVDGPAGAYLGLITRSQVLSLYERAVTRSRMEAN